A genome region from Bufo gargarizans isolate SCDJY-AF-19 chromosome 2, ASM1485885v1, whole genome shotgun sequence includes the following:
- the LSM1 gene encoding U6 snRNA-associated Sm-like protein LSm1 has product MNYMPGTASLIEDIDKKHLVLLRDGRTLIGYLRSIDQFANLVLHQTVERIHVGKKYGDIPRGIFVVRGENVVLLGEIDLEKESDTQLLQVSIEEILEEQRVQQQSKQEAERVKVQALKERGLSIPRADTLDEY; this is encoded by the exons ATGAATTATATGCCGGGGACAGCAAGCCTCATAGAGGATATTGACA AAAAACACTTGGTCCTACTACGAGATGGGAGAACTCTTATTGGATACTTAAGAAGCATTGACCAGTTTG CGAATCTTGTTCTGCACCAGACGGTGGAAAGGATACACGTTGGGAAGAAATACGGGGATATTCCTAGGGGAATATTTGTTGTGCGAGGAGAAAATGTGGTCCTTCTTGGAGAAATA GACCTGGAAAAGGAGAGCGACACTCAATTACTGCAGGTCTCCATCGAGGAGATCTTAGAGGAGCAGCGTGTGCAGCAGCAAAGCAAACAGGAGGCCGAGAGGGTGAAGGTGCAGGCCCTGAAGGAACGAGGCCTGTCCATTCCTAGAGCGGACACCCTGGACGAGTACTGA